One Nicotiana sylvestris chromosome 12, ASM39365v2, whole genome shotgun sequence genomic window carries:
- the LOC104219566 gene encoding short chain aldehyde dehydrogenase 1-like — protein MNGCSPLAPTSRRLEGKVAIITGGASGFGESTVRLFLQNGAKVVIADVQDNIGQSLCESLNYPNDVTYIHCDVTSDSDVKNLIDTTISKYGKLDIMFNNAGIPGNLDFNIVDSDNENFKRVFDVNVYGSFLGAKYAARVMIPAKKGVILFTSSAASVNAGESPHSYTVSKHAVVGLTKNLCAELGQFGIRVNCVSPCAVATPLLVKAMGAGKSVVDGIICSSANLKGVVPTAEDVAEAALYLASDESKFVSGLNLVIDGGYSTTNQAYMKTIQSVLFSSV, from the exons ATGAATGGCTGCTCTCCTCTAGCTCCCACAAGCAGAAG ATTAGAAGGCAAAGTAGCCATTATCACTGGAGGAGCTAGTGGTTTTGGAGAAAGTACAGTTAGACTTTTTCTACAAAATGGAGCAAAAGTTGTTATAGCAGATGTTCAAGACAATATAGGCCAATCTCTTTGCGAAAGTCTCAACTATCCAAATGATGTTACATACATCCATTGTGATGTAACAAGTGACTCGGACGTTAAAAATCTCATTGACACAACAATTTCCAAGTATGGCAAACTCGACATCATGTTCAACAACGCAGGAATTCCAGGAAATCTTGATTTTAATATAGTCGATTCGGATAACGAAAATTTCAAAAGGGTATTTGATGTTAATGTTTATGGTTCATTTCTTGGAGCTAAATATGCTGCTAGGGTTATGATCCCAGCTAAAAAGGGTGTTATTCTTTTTACTTCAAGTGCAGCTTCTGTTAATGCAGGAGAATCACCACATTCTTATACTGTTTCAAAACATGCAGTTGTTGGATTAACAAAGAATTTATGTGCTGAATTAGGTCAATTTGGGATTAGGGTTAATTGTGTTTCTCCTTGTGCTGTGGCTACACCACTTTTAGTTAAGGCAATGGGAGCAGGTAAGAGTGTGGTTGATGGAATTATTTGCTCGTCGGCGAATTTAAAAGGGGTGGTGCCGACGGCGGAGGATGTGGCGGAGGCGGCGTTGTATTTGGCTAGTGATGAATCTAAGTTTGTTAGTGGACTTAATCTTGTGATTGATGGAGGTTATAGTACTACTAATCAGGCTTACATGAAAACTATCCAAAGTGTATTATTTTCCTCAGTGTAG